ACACCGACCTGTTAAAGGATGAAACGATTACACCGGAAGAACGTGCGAAATATGTCGACATATTGGATAAAAAATCTCAAAGGCTGAAGACGCTCATCGAAGATTTATTCGAAGTGTCGAAAATGGCAAGCGGCAATCTGGAACTGCACAAGCAACGTGTTGATTTGACGCAGTTGCTTCAGCAAGCACTTGCGGAGCATGCCGAAGAAATCGCCGAATCGGGGCTCGATTTCCGGACGACACTTCCGGAAGATATGCTTATCGCTTATGTAGACGGTCAAAGATGGTGGCGCGTTCTCGACAACCTGATTGTCAATGCGATCAAGTATTCATTGCCGGGCACTCGTGTGTACGTAACACTACGTAAAGTAGGGGAGTCCGCGGAGTTCGTCGTGAAAAACATTACAAAATATGAACTCGGTGAAAATGTCGATGAATTGTTCGAACGTTTTAAACGGGCCGATACATCGCGCCATACCGACGGCTCGGGACTTGGCTTAGCCATCGCGCAATCAATCGTCGACATGCACGGTGGAAAAATGAAAATCGATTTGGATGGCGATCTATTTAAAGTGACCGTGACTGTACCGACAAAATAAACAATTCGCATGCATTGCCAAGAAATCGGCATGCCTGCGAATTTTTTATTGTGAGCATCAAGTGAAGGTTTACAACCGACCAACCAAAGGAATACAGATAGAAAAACTTTTGTGTGGAGGTGGCCGGTTTGTATAGCCGATGGATGGATTTGGATAGGCGATATAAGCGGGTCATTTTCTTGATCGGAACAACAGCGCTTTTGCTCGTCGTGGCGACGGCTGGATTTATGTATTTTGAACATTTATCCCCATTTAATGCATTGTGGATGACGGTCATTTCAGTCATGACGATCGGTTATGGGGACATTTACCCGACGACGGAGGAAGGCCGGTGGTTTGCCTTATTCCTTGTACCGTTAGGAGCAGGAGTCGTGACATATGCACTCGGCATCGGGGCTTCCTATTTCATTGAACAGCAATTATCGAATAGGGTGTGGGTGAGAAGGATGGAAAAACAAATATCTAATTTAAACGACCATATAATCGTCTGCGGTTTCGGACGCGTCGGGAAGCAAGTATATAAGCAGCTGAAGGAGGAAGGTGTTCAGATCTTATTCATTCATGACAATGAAAGCGATCTAATGGAAGTCGTTGAACCCGGTACACTCCGAATCATCGGCGATCCGACCGACAAAGCCGTCTTGATGAAAGCCCGTGTAGATCAAGCGCGAGCTCTTATCACTGCACTTTCAAATGACGCAGATAATGTTTTCATCACTTTGACTGCAAAAAGCATCAACGAGGACATTGCCATAGCCGCTCGGGCAGAACGGGATGACTCGGAAGATATATTGGAAAAAGCGGGTGCCACTAGTGTCATTAACCCTTCCATCATTGGAGGAAGGGAGTTGGCGATGTCTGTCATAAAACCGAATGGCACCGACTTCATAAATGACCTGCTCCGTTCGGAGGAAAAAGAGTTCATGGTAGGGGAAGTCGCCCTGGAAGATACGGAACCGTTTATCGGCATGACAATCGAGGATGCGAACTTGCAGAAACACTTCGAAATCACCCTCGTCGCGATTTTACGAAATGAAGAATTGCTCAGTAATCCGGATCTGAGTGAGAAATTCCAGAAGGGAGATACGTTGATCGTCATCGGCAATCCGAAAAAAATCGAGCATTTCCGTGTTAATAAAAATAAAGGATATACACCCCGATAAGTAATATGCCTAAATCCGCAAACATATGGATGATCCAAGATGGCAGGATGGTACGGCATTTTTCATTCACAAGCTGAAAAATTAGCCCGCCTGCCCAAAGCCCTCCGACAGCTAACAATAAAATCGG
The genomic region above belongs to Sporosarcina sp. Marseille-Q4943 and contains:
- a CDS encoding TrkA family potassium uptake protein → MYSRWMDLDRRYKRVIFLIGTTALLLVVATAGFMYFEHLSPFNALWMTVISVMTIGYGDIYPTTEEGRWFALFLVPLGAGVVTYALGIGASYFIEQQLSNRVWVRRMEKQISNLNDHIIVCGFGRVGKQVYKQLKEEGVQILFIHDNESDLMEVVEPGTLRIIGDPTDKAVLMKARVDQARALITALSNDADNVFITLTAKSINEDIAIAARAERDDSEDILEKAGATSVINPSIIGGRELAMSVIKPNGTDFINDLLRSEEKEFMVGEVALEDTEPFIGMTIEDANLQKHFEITLVAILRNEELLSNPDLSEKFQKGDTLIVIGNPKKIEHFRVNKNKGYTPR